The following are from one region of the Treponema denticola genome:
- the prfA gene encoding peptide chain release factor 1 translates to MKERLDNLRNRLIEVEKEVENPNLIKDVAKYKETMREHSYLSKLMEEYDNYLSIEKQIEDSKLLIQEESDAELKEMAREELHSLEAAFEKSEADLKMLLIPPDPLEEKNIIMEIRGGTGGDEAALFAADLFRMYTHYAEMKNWKYEVLSLNETELGGYKEITFSISGKYVYGSLRYESGVHRVQRVPETEGSGRIHTSAVTVAVLPEAEETEIEINQEDLRIDVMRAGGPGGQCVNTTDSAVRITHIPTGLVVICQDEKSQIKNKAKAMRVLRSRLYDLEESKKQAERAQNRKSQVGSGDRSERIRTYNFPQNRVTDHRINLTLYKLDAVMQGALDELIDALCIAAREEMMKAADHHLEHK, encoded by the coding sequence ATGAAAGAACGATTGGATAATTTAAGAAACAGACTTATTGAAGTCGAAAAAGAAGTTGAAAACCCTAACCTTATCAAAGATGTTGCAAAATATAAAGAAACCATGCGGGAACACTCATATCTTTCAAAATTGATGGAAGAATACGATAACTATCTTTCTATCGAAAAACAGATAGAAGATTCCAAGCTTCTCATTCAGGAAGAAAGCGATGCCGAACTTAAAGAGATGGCGAGGGAAGAGCTGCACTCTCTTGAAGCCGCCTTTGAAAAAAGCGAGGCAGATCTCAAGATGCTTTTAATTCCGCCCGATCCTCTGGAAGAAAAAAATATTATTATGGAAATACGCGGCGGTACAGGAGGCGATGAAGCTGCCCTCTTTGCGGCTGACCTTTTTAGAATGTACACCCACTATGCCGAAATGAAAAACTGGAAGTACGAGGTTTTGTCCCTGAACGAAACCGAGCTCGGCGGATACAAGGAAATTACCTTTTCCATTTCGGGAAAGTATGTTTACGGAAGTCTCCGCTATGAGTCGGGCGTTCACCGCGTTCAGCGTGTTCCTGAAACGGAGGGCTCAGGCCGCATTCACACAAGTGCCGTAACCGTTGCGGTTTTGCCCGAAGCCGAAGAAACCGAAATCGAAATCAATCAAGAAGATTTGCGTATTGATGTTATGCGTGCAGGAGGCCCGGGCGGTCAGTGCGTTAATACCACAGACTCGGCAGTCCGCATTACCCACATACCCACAGGCCTTGTCGTTATTTGTCAGGATGAAAAAAGTCAGATTAAAAATAAGGCAAAGGCTATGCGTGTTTTGCGAAGCCGCCTTTATGATTTGGAAGAAAGTAAAAAGCAGGCAGAACGGGCTCAAAACAGAAAAAGTCAGGTCGGCTCCGGCGATCGCTCCGAGCGTATCCGCACCTATAACTTTCCGCAAAACCGCGTAACCGATCACCGTATTAACTTAACCCTTTACAAATTAGATGCGGTCATGCAGGGTGCTCTCGACGAATTAATCGATGCCCTCTGTATCGCCGCCCGCGAAGAAATGATGAAGGCAGCGGATCATCACTTGGAGCATAAATAA
- the priA gene encoding replication restart helicase PriA, producing the protein MAKWLTLAFNLPLYQSFTYKNIEEDGGSLVGKRASVQLGSRNLIGFIIEESDVFPKDSPVGEDKIKPIKRVVDKETIFGQAQIELASWISHFYICSFGEALSAILPSGKREVSFENLKWGAEFEDKNFSLSDEQKDAVEKIVNSNKKEFFYLYGLTGSGKTEVFLKAAEKIIAGGKAVIYLVPEIGLTHQVISAAVKRFGSQAAVLHSGLTGSERLNQWMRIRRGEALMIVGARSAVFAPAENIGLIIIDEEHDASYKSGSVPRYHARQTAMYLAVKHNCPVVMGSATPSLEAWNMIQNKKIKLLSLSKRLAGGSLPQIEIENISGLKGALSDRLISEIRKTKNEGKQTILFLNRRGFSHIFRCRSCGYEMLCKNCSVPMTFHKSENVMKCHYCGMQASPPSLCPECNSLDIGYAGVGTEFIEEEVSRSFPDCTVARVDTDTVSKKNSLENRLKDFKEGKIDILLGTQMIAKGLNFPKVRLVGIILADTGLQMPDFRAAERSFALITQAAGRAGRFSEDGLVIIQTLKPNHPSIVCAKNHEYEKFYEYELGQRKLLDFPPFKRLIRLVFRSKDLKKAELAAEGAANILKYILSSQSKDEAEIMGPSECVLSMIAGNHRQQILLRSSNFPLIQTAASRFVKEYKPMTGIYIEIDTDPVNLM; encoded by the coding sequence ATGGCAAAATGGCTTACTCTTGCCTTTAATCTTCCACTCTACCAAAGCTTTACCTATAAAAACATAGAAGAAGACGGCGGGAGCCTTGTCGGAAAAAGAGCTTCGGTTCAACTCGGCTCAAGAAATTTGATAGGCTTTATAATAGAAGAATCTGATGTGTTTCCTAAAGACAGCCCTGTGGGAGAAGATAAGATAAAGCCGATTAAGCGAGTGGTCGACAAGGAAACAATTTTCGGGCAAGCACAGATAGAACTTGCATCTTGGATTTCGCACTTTTATATTTGCAGCTTCGGAGAAGCCCTCTCCGCAATTCTTCCTTCGGGAAAAAGAGAAGTTTCTTTTGAAAACTTAAAATGGGGAGCCGAATTTGAAGATAAGAATTTTTCTCTTTCCGATGAACAAAAGGATGCCGTCGAAAAAATCGTAAACTCAAACAAAAAAGAATTCTTTTATTTATACGGCTTAACCGGTTCAGGGAAGACGGAAGTTTTTTTAAAGGCCGCCGAAAAAATAATCGCAGGAGGCAAGGCCGTTATCTACCTTGTTCCCGAAATAGGGCTTACCCATCAGGTTATAAGTGCGGCCGTAAAACGCTTCGGCTCTCAGGCTGCCGTTTTGCACTCAGGCCTTACGGGAAGTGAAAGGCTCAACCAATGGATGAGGATAAGACGGGGAGAAGCTCTTATGATTGTCGGGGCGAGAAGTGCCGTCTTTGCTCCTGCCGAAAACATAGGCCTTATCATAATCGATGAAGAGCATGATGCTTCTTATAAGTCGGGTTCCGTGCCCCGCTACCACGCCCGCCAGACGGCGATGTACTTGGCCGTCAAGCATAATTGCCCCGTGGTAATGGGCTCTGCAACTCCATCGCTTGAAGCGTGGAATATGATTCAAAACAAAAAAATCAAGCTCCTTTCCCTTTCAAAAAGACTTGCAGGCGGAAGCCTCCCTCAAATCGAAATAGAAAATATTTCCGGCTTAAAGGGAGCTTTGAGCGACAGGCTTATAAGCGAAATACGCAAAACCAAAAATGAAGGAAAACAAACAATTCTTTTTTTGAACAGGCGGGGCTTTTCCCATATTTTTCGATGCCGTTCCTGCGGCTATGAGATGCTTTGCAAAAACTGTTCCGTGCCGATGACCTTTCATAAAAGTGAAAATGTAATGAAATGTCACTATTGCGGAATGCAGGCAAGTCCGCCTTCTCTTTGCCCCGAATGTAATTCCCTCGATATAGGTTATGCCGGTGTCGGTACGGAATTTATCGAAGAAGAAGTTTCCCGCTCCTTCCCCGACTGCACGGTTGCGAGGGTTGACACCGACACCGTTTCCAAAAAGAACAGTCTTGAAAACCGCTTAAAAGATTTTAAGGAGGGTAAAATAGATATCCTCCTCGGAACTCAGATGATAGCAAAGGGCTTGAATTTTCCGAAAGTAAGGCTGGTCGGAATTATCCTTGCGGACACGGGACTTCAAATGCCCGACTTTAGAGCCGCCGAAAGGAGTTTCGCTCTTATCACTCAGGCAGCAGGAAGGGCAGGGCGGTTCAGCGAGGACGGGCTTGTCATTATTCAAACCCTAAAGCCTAACCATCCTTCGATTGTTTGTGCAAAAAATCACGAGTACGAAAAGTTTTATGAATATGAACTCGGTCAAAGAAAGCTCTTGGATTTTCCGCCCTTTAAGCGTCTGATTCGTTTGGTCTTTAGAAGCAAGGACTTAAAAAAAGCCGAGCTGGCCGCAGAAGGTGCCGCAAACATTCTAAAATATATTCTGTCTTCCCAAAGCAAAGACGAAGCCGAAATAATGGGACCCTCGGAATGTGTCCTATCGATGATAGCCGGAAATCACCGCCAACAGATTTTGCTCCGCTCTTCAAATTTCCCCCTAATCCAAACCGCCGCATCCCGTTTTGTAAAAGAATATAAACCGATGACAGGCATCTACATCGAGATCGACACCGATCCGGTCAATCTTATGTGA
- a CDS encoding uracil-DNA glycosylase, with amino-acid sequence MKAEEKKTLYTFFRTASEYLSGFKTDEEYPDFADTVLPETALPDTTLPETGGTDGLTIPLSDSDAANGLETLEKVYAQIASCKACRLCERRHNTVAGEGPCEFSNFDNKIEVMVIGEGPGADEDAQGRPFVGKAGQLLDKMLAAIELYRTHNCYITNVVKCRPPNNRDPLPDETAACRNYLNAQIALIRPKAILVVGRVALQNLLETQEGIGKMHGKFFEYQNIPLMATYHPSALLRDVNLKRPAWEDLKLFRSRLNELPQQID; translated from the coding sequence ATGAAAGCCGAAGAAAAAAAAACATTATACACATTTTTCCGCACAGCCTCGGAATATCTATCGGGTTTTAAAACCGATGAAGAATATCCCGATTTTGCCGATACCGTTCTCCCGGAGACGGCTCTCCCCGATACCACTCTACCGGAAACGGGAGGAACGGACGGCTTAACAATTCCTTTAAGCGATTCAGATGCAGCAAACGGCCTTGAAACTCTTGAAAAGGTCTATGCTCAAATTGCTTCTTGTAAGGCCTGCCGTCTATGCGAGAGGCGGCATAATACGGTTGCAGGAGAGGGGCCTTGCGAGTTTTCTAATTTTGATAATAAGATAGAAGTAATGGTCATAGGCGAGGGGCCGGGCGCTGATGAAGATGCGCAAGGCCGCCCCTTTGTCGGTAAGGCAGGCCAGCTTTTAGATAAGATGCTTGCCGCCATCGAATTATACCGCACCCATAACTGCTATATCACAAATGTGGTAAAGTGCAGACCGCCCAATAACCGCGACCCTCTGCCCGATGAAACGGCTGCGTGCAGAAATTATTTAAATGCCCAAATTGCCTTGATAAGGCCTAAGGCGATTCTTGTGGTTGGGCGAGTAGCTCTTCAAAATCTCTTGGAAACCCAAGAAGGAATAGGCAAGATGCACGGCAAGTTTTTTGAATACCAAAACATTCCGCTGATGGCGACCTATCACCCAAGTGCCCTTTTGAGAGATGTCAACTTAAAACGCCCTGCATGGGAAGACTTAAAACTCTTCCGTTCCCGCCTCAATGAATTGCCTCAACAAATTGATTGA
- a CDS encoding methyl-accepting chemotaxis protein, translated as MADEQNIADNFSDLIDKIVVQYNKGVILDFVTSHSFKIIEESMDNLQEKFETILSVFEEIQKESSSSASNANYVDEMLSNVLKRRTVIQEEIHARVDEVEATAENAENAASAFEVLKDRTAEVEDMLSGIKDVSVKTGILAINASIEAARAGSVGNGFRIIANEVRSLATQTGDFAKKIESKLEELNKSVDEINSSMTGFIELFSKFRKSFNGVLANLDENSATLKDAGLSLAEITASIKEQDITIREGFLSLKKIDSFLRDTSTILDAVQTSHEHLGTLLQQS; from the coding sequence ATGGCTGATGAACAGAACATTGCCGATAATTTTAGTGATCTAATCGATAAAATTGTTGTACAATATAATAAAGGCGTTATTCTTGATTTTGTAACCTCTCATTCATTTAAAATTATTGAAGAATCTATGGACAATTTGCAGGAGAAATTTGAAACTATCCTTTCCGTTTTTGAGGAAATACAAAAGGAAAGCAGTTCTTCTGCTTCTAATGCCAATTATGTCGATGAAATGCTTTCTAATGTTTTAAAAAGAAGAACCGTAATTCAAGAAGAAATTCATGCACGGGTTGATGAAGTTGAAGCCACTGCGGAAAATGCAGAAAATGCAGCTTCAGCTTTTGAGGTGCTAAAGGACAGGACTGCGGAAGTTGAAGATATGTTGTCGGGCATTAAGGATGTTTCCGTAAAGACCGGCATTCTTGCAATCAATGCTTCGATTGAAGCCGCCCGTGCAGGAAGTGTCGGAAACGGTTTTAGAATTATTGCCAATGAGGTACGCTCTCTCGCAACCCAAACCGGAGATTTTGCAAAAAAAATCGAATCAAAACTGGAAGAATTAAATAAATCGGTTGATGAAATAAACAGCAGTATGACCGGCTTTATAGAACTTTTTTCAAAATTCAGAAAATCATTTAACGGCGTATTGGCTAATTTGGATGAAAACTCAGCAACCCTTAAAGATGCGGGGCTTTCGCTGGCCGAAATAACCGCTTCCATAAAAGAACAGGATATTACCATAAGGGAAGGCTTTTTGTCGTTAAAAAAGATAGACAGCTTTTTGCGTGACACTTCGACGATTCTTGATGCAGTCCAAACAAGCCATGAACATCTGGGAACCTTGCTGCAGCAAAGCTAG
- a CDS encoding MBL fold metallo-hydrolase, translating into MENNGIDGIVLYEDADHKFIWLGSESKQRKGAVQTMQYLIIDRGRGVLLDPGGVHLFSRVVTAVSRFISVDKIDTIFFSHQDPDVSSGIALWLGITKAKIYISSLWIRFMPHFGIVDISRMVPIPDKGMSISLPSGSNMKCIPSHFMHSPGQFGLYDERSRILFSGDIGAAVFDDDDEPSFVENFEKHLPLIEGFHVRYMASNKIVSKWVENVRRLNPLMIAPQHGAIYKDEQVNNFLNWLSGLKCGTDYIENLF; encoded by the coding sequence ATGGAAAATAACGGCATTGACGGTATTGTTTTATATGAAGATGCAGATCATAAATTTATATGGCTTGGTTCGGAAAGCAAACAGAGAAAGGGTGCTGTACAGACAATGCAGTATCTTATTATAGACAGGGGTAGGGGAGTCCTTCTTGATCCGGGCGGAGTTCATCTTTTTTCCAGAGTTGTTACTGCCGTAAGCCGCTTTATTTCCGTGGATAAAATAGATACTATTTTTTTCTCACATCAAGACCCCGATGTTTCTTCCGGTATAGCTTTATGGCTCGGCATCACAAAAGCTAAAATATATATTTCTTCGCTTTGGATTCGATTTATGCCCCACTTCGGCATAGTGGATATTTCGAGAATGGTTCCGATACCGGACAAAGGGATGAGTATATCGCTTCCCTCAGGCTCAAATATGAAGTGTATTCCTTCGCATTTTATGCATTCTCCGGGGCAATTCGGTTTATACGATGAGCGCTCCCGTATTCTTTTTAGCGGGGATATAGGGGCCGCAGTTTTTGATGATGACGATGAACCTTCCTTTGTAGAAAATTTTGAAAAGCACCTTCCTTTGATTGAAGGCTTCCATGTCAGGTATATGGCTTCCAATAAGATTGTCAGCAAATGGGTAGAAAATGTACGCCGTTTAAATCCCCTGATGATAGCTCCGCAGCATGGTGCAATATATAAAGATGAACAGGTGAATAATTTTTTAAATTGGCTTTCCGGTTTAAAATGCGGTACGGATTATATCGAAAACCTGTTCTAA
- a CDS encoding class I SAM-dependent methyltransferase, which translates to MGKLADWFENETFWAEYAPIMFDTQRWAEAPTVAESILRIIGVPVDNAGISILDAGCGPGRIAIELAIRKAKVTGIDLIRPFLNAAMDSAQDEGVDIELIQGDLRKFVRPEGFDAAISMYTSFGYCSTIEEDMQILKNIAQSIKPNGWFILEMTGREIAVRDFTEGEWFERAGFTVLTEYSVEGAWEGLSSRWILYDEQGRKADHTYVQRLYSAVELKRLMLAAGFSSVEIYGDFDFSPYNEKARTMVLIARK; encoded by the coding sequence ATGGGAAAACTTGCAGATTGGTTTGAAAACGAAACTTTTTGGGCGGAGTATGCTCCGATTATGTTTGATACGCAGAGGTGGGCCGAAGCTCCTACCGTTGCGGAATCTATTTTGAGGATAATAGGCGTTCCTGTGGATAATGCAGGGATTTCGATCTTGGATGCAGGCTGCGGCCCGGGAAGGATTGCCATCGAGCTTGCAATAAGAAAGGCTAAGGTTACGGGCATCGACTTAATCCGACCATTTTTAAATGCTGCTATGGATTCGGCTCAAGATGAAGGTGTCGACATAGAGCTTATTCAGGGAGACTTGCGTAAATTTGTCCGCCCCGAAGGTTTTGATGCGGCTATCAGCATGTATACGAGTTTCGGGTATTGCAGCACAATCGAAGAAGACATGCAAATCTTAAAGAACATAGCCCAATCCATAAAGCCTAATGGCTGGTTCATTCTCGAAATGACGGGAAGAGAAATAGCCGTGCGCGATTTTACCGAGGGCGAATGGTTTGAGAGAGCCGGGTTTACGGTCTTAACCGAATACTCCGTTGAAGGAGCTTGGGAAGGTTTAAGCTCCCGCTGGATTCTTTATGATGAGCAGGGAAGGAAGGCCGACCACACCTATGTTCAACGTCTTTATTCCGCCGTGGAGTTAAAAAGGCTTATGTTGGCAGCCGGCTTTTCTTCGGTAGAAATATACGGCGATTTTGATTTTTCGCCCTATAACGAAAAGGCGAGAACGATGGTTCTCATAGCAAGAAAGTAG
- a CDS encoding DJ-1 family glyoxalase III, with the protein MKKAFLFLANGFEDVEALTPIDYLRRAGIDLITVGVGGKTIVSSHKVPITCDIVLEEALQTDGDLIAVILPGGLPNSSTLAGSEAVREFAKKTLAGGGIVAAICAAPALALGSWGLLEGKNYTCYPGMGQDLSTKPKAGERVIRDGNIITACAAGAAEEFAFAIVEAICGKTALNKLKTEVVAR; encoded by the coding sequence ATGAAAAAAGCTTTTTTATTTTTAGCAAACGGATTTGAAGATGTTGAAGCCCTTACGCCCATAGATTATTTGAGAAGGGCCGGAATAGATTTGATTACGGTTGGTGTTGGAGGGAAAACTATAGTTTCTTCTCACAAGGTTCCTATAACCTGTGATATTGTGTTGGAAGAAGCCTTGCAAACGGATGGCGATTTAATTGCCGTCATCCTTCCCGGCGGCCTTCCTAACAGCAGCACTCTTGCCGGCTCAGAGGCTGTCAGAGAATTTGCAAAAAAGACCCTTGCAGGCGGAGGAATCGTAGCTGCAATCTGCGCGGCTCCTGCCCTTGCCCTGGGCTCTTGGGGCCTTTTAGAAGGAAAAAACTATACCTGCTACCCCGGTATGGGACAGGATTTGAGTACAAAGCCTAAGGCCGGAGAGCGTGTCATCAGAGACGGAAATATAATAACGGCCTGTGCAGCAGGGGCTGCAGAAGAATTTGCCTTTGCAATTGTAGAAGCTATTTGTGGAAAAACCGCATTAAATAAACTTAAAACTGAGGTGGTGGCACGATAA
- a CDS encoding response regulator: MKQVLLIGIAPTLRYYITKKLQEVGIYVIYAETVIEAMNIMKQQPVMLIIIDYSFSRDALFNFFAEKQKTPTLAGIPSIVLGRKIAKVDIALLASYGVKKVISKPVKVDELLFSIGIILGTTFPMDPTPCILETRVNEDVIFIELAQGLNRDKLELLQFRIIELIESYKLAEAKILIILTDLNLTYADTANLEYLIDNILAVKVVSPKNVKLLTLNQFVTDFFSQNPDYKMIEVVGSLGQALSALLQTTEDKIAVTQTMLNPDNEHNKNTSNLETRFKLDTAEKLSIAVIDDDLVVRKMMTAIFSGLNAEVTLFENGEDFLNKVENDVYDVVFLDMIMPGMSGIDVLNGAKKKGITTPFVILSSVTQRDSVIKALEKGAKRYILKPIKKETVLRKMEEVLGASL, translated from the coding sequence ATGAAACAAGTTTTATTGATAGGGATAGCCCCCACTTTACGATATTATATTACAAAAAAATTACAAGAAGTCGGCATTTATGTTATTTATGCCGAAACAGTTATAGAAGCCATGAATATTATGAAGCAGCAGCCTGTCATGCTCATAATAATAGATTATAGTTTTAGCAGAGACGCCCTATTTAATTTTTTTGCCGAAAAACAAAAAACGCCGACTCTTGCAGGAATACCGTCGATAGTATTGGGAAGAAAAATAGCCAAGGTTGACATAGCTTTATTAGCCTCATACGGAGTAAAAAAGGTAATTTCAAAACCCGTAAAAGTTGACGAACTTTTATTCTCAATAGGAATAATTTTAGGAACAACATTTCCCATGGATCCCACACCCTGCATCTTAGAAACGCGGGTAAATGAAGATGTCATATTTATAGAATTGGCACAAGGTTTAAACAGAGATAAACTTGAGCTTCTTCAATTTAGAATAATAGAATTAATTGAATCCTACAAACTTGCCGAGGCTAAAATTTTAATTATATTGACCGATTTAAATTTAACCTATGCCGATACGGCTAACCTGGAATATTTGATAGATAATATCCTAGCCGTAAAAGTAGTGTCTCCTAAAAATGTAAAACTCCTTACCCTCAATCAATTTGTAACAGACTTCTTTTCGCAAAACCCCGACTATAAGATGATTGAAGTTGTAGGAAGCCTTGGCCAGGCCCTTTCGGCTCTTTTACAAACAACTGAAGATAAGATAGCAGTAACTCAAACAATGCTGAATCCCGACAATGAGCACAATAAAAATACAAGCAACCTTGAAACCCGGTTTAAACTGGACACGGCCGAAAAACTATCTATAGCTGTAATAGATGATGATTTGGTGGTACGCAAAATGATGACTGCTATTTTTTCGGGATTAAATGCCGAAGTAACTCTATTTGAAAACGGAGAAGATTTTTTAAACAAAGTAGAAAATGATGTTTATGATGTTGTGTTCCTTGATATGATTATGCCGGGTATGAGCGGCATAGATGTTTTAAACGGAGCAAAAAAGAAGGGAATCACAACTCCATTTGTTATTCTATCTTCCGTCACTCAAAGGGATTCCGTTATCAAAGCTCTGGAAAAAGGTGCTAAAAGATACATATTAAAACCAATAAAAAAAGAAACGGTTTTGCGCAAAATGGAGGAAGTTTTGGGTGCATCTCTTTAA
- a CDS encoding response regulator, with amino-acid sequence MHLFNKSILNFKLGKYLTESNIAYIIFSPDYVPLFWSPEAERLLPDYLIKNTKIRLQDYLKTVLLEEDYIRLSAFIKSNPKTAAFEAKFDKPSSLSDKTALKFSFTQQDDNNFFVTIDDITKQKLKERFLIIARQDAEKANSMRSLFLANVSHEIRTPIQTIIGMMELINETNLDEEQSEYTRQVNFSAEVLLTLVNDVLDFSKLESGNMTMERTVFSLTDSVEQTVDLISMEAHKKGLEIVVDISDKIPDFIYGDLARLQQVLLNFVKNAVKFTETGYVSVSVKLVFENNTDDPYAVKHFFILFEVADTGIGVNNEQKSKIFNSFYQGNAAINRKYGGTGLGLAISKNIITMMKGQIGIKDNIPRGSVFWFKIPLVPSKKKAPHESILLDKNTRFLIVDDNMQTRTILKRMLLKFGFEDIALVSSGEQAIEVMKTAAEHKNPFNVVFIDMVMPKMDGWRLGAEIHNDDSLSASKLFLMIPEGSLGRDAKMKLLEWFDGYLYKPLKSRIVFHLLNELYRKLAIISEKDDIPELEPVEAGGQGHQNENVHTLDEDNFFGCKVLVVDDHPVNQKLLKIILEKAHCIVSTANDGEEAIDTASSEHFDIIFMDIQMPGINGYEATQILRGKGYSRPIIACTAGSQDNERNLCKSMGLNDIIKKPFNKKQLFEMVKKHYKK; translated from the coding sequence GTGCATCTCTTTAATAAAAGTATTTTAAATTTTAAACTTGGAAAGTATTTAACCGAGTCAAATATAGCGTATATAATTTTTTCTCCGGATTATGTCCCGCTTTTTTGGAGTCCTGAAGCGGAAAGACTTTTACCCGACTACCTGATTAAAAACACAAAAATACGATTACAGGATTATTTAAAAACAGTGCTGTTGGAAGAGGACTATATTAGGCTGTCCGCATTTATAAAAAGCAATCCAAAAACAGCGGCTTTTGAAGCTAAATTTGACAAACCCTCAAGCCTTTCGGATAAGACAGCTTTAAAGTTCAGCTTTACTCAACAAGATGACAATAATTTCTTTGTAACCATTGATGACATTACCAAACAAAAATTAAAAGAACGGTTTTTGATAATCGCAAGACAAGATGCCGAAAAAGCAAACAGTATGCGAAGCCTTTTTTTGGCAAATGTAAGCCATGAAATAAGAACACCTATCCAAACAATAATAGGCATGATGGAGCTCATAAACGAAACAAACCTTGATGAAGAGCAGAGCGAATATACCCGTCAGGTAAATTTTAGTGCTGAAGTTTTACTCACACTTGTAAACGACGTTTTGGATTTTTCAAAACTTGAAAGCGGAAATATGACAATGGAAAGGACGGTTTTTAGCTTGACCGATTCAGTTGAGCAGACCGTAGATTTAATTTCGATGGAAGCTCATAAAAAAGGATTGGAAATTGTTGTAGATATAAGCGACAAAATTCCCGACTTTATATACGGAGATCTGGCAAGGCTGCAGCAGGTTCTTTTAAACTTTGTAAAAAATGCAGTTAAGTTTACCGAAACAGGCTATGTTTCGGTTTCGGTCAAACTGGTTTTTGAAAATAACACTGATGACCCCTATGCGGTTAAACACTTCTTTATTCTTTTTGAAGTTGCAGATACGGGAATAGGAGTCAACAACGAACAAAAATCAAAAATATTCAACTCCTTTTATCAGGGGAATGCTGCAATAAACAGAAAATACGGAGGAACAGGTTTAGGGCTTGCAATTTCGAAAAATATTATAACTATGATGAAGGGTCAAATAGGAATAAAAGACAATATTCCTAGAGGATCCGTTTTTTGGTTTAAGATTCCTTTAGTCCCTTCAAAGAAAAAAGCACCCCATGAAAGCATCTTATTGGATAAGAATACCAGATTTTTAATCGTCGATGATAATATGCAAACCAGAACTATTTTAAAGAGAATGCTTTTAAAATTCGGCTTTGAAGATATAGCCTTGGTCAGCTCCGGAGAGCAGGCAATAGAAGTTATGAAAACTGCAGCCGAACATAAAAACCCCTTCAATGTGGTATTCATAGATATGGTTATGCCTAAAATGGACGGATGGCGCCTCGGAGCCGAAATTCACAATGACGATAGTCTTTCAGCTTCAAAACTATTTTTGATGATTCCTGAAGGCAGCCTCGGAAGAGATGCCAAGATGAAACTTTTAGAGTGGTTCGACGGTTATCTTTATAAGCCCTTAAAATCAAGAATAGTCTTTCATCTGCTAAACGAACTTTACCGTAAATTAGCAATAATTTCAGAAAAAGACGATATTCCGGAATTGGAGCCGGTTGAGGCAGGAGGCCAAGGTCACCAAAATGAAAATGTACATACTCTAGATGAAGATAACTTTTTCGGCTGTAAGGTTTTAGTTGTGGACGATCATCCTGTAAACCAAAAATTATTAAAAATTATATTGGAAAAAGCTCACTGTATTGTAAGCACGGCAAATGACGGAGAAGAAGCTATCGATACGGCATCAAGCGAGCACTTTGATATTATATTTATGGACATACAGATGCCCGGCATAAACGGATATGAGGCTACACAAATTTTGAGGGGAAAGGGATATTCAAGACCTATCATCGCATGTACTGCAGGATCTCAAGATAATGAAAGGAACCTATGTAAATCTATGGGATTAAACGATATAATAAAAAAGCCCTTTAACAAAAAACAGCTTTTTGAAATGGTAAAAAAACATTATAAAAAGTAA